The Aedes albopictus strain Foshan chromosome 2, AalbF5, whole genome shotgun sequence region aaaatattagactctggaaaaccctgaaaaaatattttcggcttatggccaggaatttggcccatttacgcctgtgtgcgccgttcgtttcgcttttcctctgatcgtgctcgctgcatccgccgccgtCGCCGTCTGCATCCGTGCATCatccagctcgtcgccgtctaaaccgattaagtttcgctcacggcggagcgcctccctaaatacctctttgtcgaagtatgatgtcttccacctgcgagggcttggccttggcctagccgcctgtTCTTcaatccgctgtctgctgttgttgtagtcgatactgtagcgaaccgccaggtggtcgctgtgagtgtagccatcatctactctccagttcggactacttgttaggccaggactacaaaaggttacgtcaataattgactccgctctgtttcgactataggtactcttggtaccgacgttagccaagtcgacatctaagatggccagtgtttctagcaggatctgaccccgctggttcgtgaaacggcttccccattccacagcccaggcattaaagtcacccgctattaccaccggccttcgccctgttagcacggtcgttaagcggtccagcatttgcgtgaaccgctcgatcggccaccgcggaggcgcataacagctacagaagaagaccccgttactttggcgaccacgaagccctcataggtagtagacaccaactcctgcacggggtatttacccgtcgtccatatcgccgccattttcctggtcccatccgagacccagttgccgttgccggcgggtactcggtatgggtccgaaatgatggcgatatccgtctcccactcagaaaccgcctgacagagcagttgctgagccgcatcacagtggttcaggttcagctgcgttacctgcactgtgatttgttgttaactgcggctttcttgaaggccgggcaccctggaccacccatcggatgtctgtttttcgaggatttcccggtacagatcatgcagatgggcggactcatgcagctttgggccttatgaccttcagcgccgcatcgcctacacagtttgcgcctgtcggggcctttgcagtcccacgacttgtgtcctggttccagacacctgaagcaaacctctggtggctcgtggaatgtcaggtgacatacacaccagcccacctttctactccctactttaacggactttttaacatccgccacaggtagctgaaccaaagctatctgtgtccctgctggccctttccgtagcttaacggctgcggcggccacctgcacatcgcactgttgccgcagtgccgtgacgagctcttccacttcggtgatctcgtcaatgtccttgaccttcagagtcgcctcatgtgtcagagccctcacctgcacaccctcaccaaggatctcttctgccagcctcttataggcggcgcccttgtgctccttctggcgcttcagtaTGAATAGTCTGAACGAATTCAAAGGTTATACTCTTGGAAGAAGTGCAATAATACGTGAAAAAACGTAGGCAGCAAAGAACTAGTCGCAGCTTAAAACTTACAAGAAAAaaatggaattcctttaggaaaaacCTATATGAAAGTTTTGCAAGttcatagaaaattttccagaataaaTTATTATAATACAATGCAGAGTGCATTTATTAATTCAAGTGTTAATAAATGCACtttgcaaaaataaaaatattgagaaaattgctGAAACATTTAGGAATTTTAAATGAAAAGAAGCAATACGATGAAGAATTCTGTATAGAAAATATCCATTGGCTACTggcggaacttccggagaaattcgctgaaggaatttcaagcaattaattcttggaggaacatccAGAAGAACTCGATAGAGAAAATCTTGTGgaacttttagaagaaattctgaaaaaatccatttaTAGATGAAAATTTAGTTAcgagatcaaaaaaaaaatcacgcaggGAAAGACTACTAGTTAAGTTATCATTTCTTAACTTCTTAACAGGTGCGTACTACGATCGAAAGAAAATGACTTCTTGATATTTGagagaaaattatttaaaaaaatacctctACAGTCAAACTTCTATTAAGGTAGAATCCATCGAGGTAAAATCTATTCAggcaacgttacctaaatagaattagGTTGTGTCCAGAACAGTACTAGTACTAGTagattaggtataaggttggtttacTGGAAAGAAAAAGTGAgtggagtttaaaaaaaaaagacaattacaccgtcttcgaccttgcggcctctacagactgaacattactaacattcgacaacggacaacacatataacacctgAAACACAAGCCTGAAACGAACAGTATTTTTTCCTACGATTGCAAGAATCCTAATTGAAAAGCCTATTTCAAGGTCCCAGCTGTTCACTCTCTCACCACACCCTCTATACCTTTTATCTAAACAAAACAGTAGAGAAATAAAAATGCACAAGAAAGGCCCCCAGCGGGCAAGATAATTGTCGGCAATTTGCTCTTTATCCGGAGTCACTCCCCCCATATTCACGTCTTCTTCCTCCCTGCAAACGTTACACCATTTCACTTACCAACCGTTTAATTCCAGCTATCCCAGCCGGCACCAGGACTTTCTGCTCCGCACGCCGCCCCGCCGGAAGTTGGCCATCTGCGTCGGGCCGGCCCATCACAATTACAGCAACGCGGCACGGATCGTCGAGTTCGTCGAGTACTGGCAACTGCTCGGGGCCGAACGGTTCTACTTCTACAATAAATCCGTCACGGCCGAGGTGGACCGGGTGATGAGTTACTACCGGGAGCGAAACGTGGTCGAGGTACTCCAGTGGAACCTGGAGGGTGAGTGCGGTGATGGTTGGTGCGATGGACCTTTTCAATTGCAGTGCCAAGTGTTTTGAAAACAATTAGATTTTGACTTTTTGAGATTACCAATTGGCGATTGCTTTCTCATTATTACTATTCAACAAAtcgtcgaagtgctccttccacctaacTGTCACCATTCAGTACATGTTCTTCCTGGTCATTGCACATAGCCGGCACTGATGTAGTATTATATCGCACACCTTTGACAggtgcataaaatctccgcatatcgtttctTTCCTTACTCTCCTGCGTTTGAGCAATTGCACTATCTTTGTGCTGCTGTTTCTTGATGAAGTTAATTCGTTTCATTATTTATATCAACTATTTTCAATTTCTGTTAAGGAattgattttatttgtttttgttttattgttACTTAGATAATTATCAGCATACTCAAAAACAATGCACATTTCGAGAGATTTTCTTTTTccaaataatacaaaaataacTCTTTGACCTACTGTGCATTATAGGATACGAATTCGAAAAGGATCTGCGCTACGAGGGAATTTTCGCTGCCCTGAACGATTGCCTTTACCGGGCAACGCTAGTGGGAGATTTCCACTACACAGCTCTGGTGGATTTCGACGAATTCCTTCTCCCGCTGAGGGTAATAGTGCCGAAAAACAACGATACCACCGCAGCCGTCGCCGAGGAAGAAACGCTGGTCCAATATTTGGATCGCCAGGGGCGTTTCGATGTCCATTCGTTCAACTTTGAGGCGGTATTTTTCTACGGATTTTACGAGGAAGATTTTTCCAAGTTACCGCCCGGGTGGGCAAACAATACTTATTTATACACTCAGTTCCGGACTATGCGGACCAAGAAGCCACTGATGCATCACAATCGGAGCAAGTACGTGGCCGTCGGGAGAAACGTCATCGAAGCGGGCAATCATTTTGTGTGGCGAGCGATGAGAGGTGAGTTCGAAATACCTACTGGAAAATAATGTTTCATTTTTACTTTGTATTCCTTTAGACACCAACGAGTATCGGGTCCCAGAAACGGAAGGTCTACTGTTTCACTATCGGGACCTCTGCATCGGATATGGCTGTGAAACGTACGTGGAAGATACGAGTGCCCGTCGATTTGGCAACGAAATTCAACACTCCGTAGACAACGTTTGCCAACAGCTGTTTCCCGAAACGGGCGGAGTTTGTCCTTTGGGCGATGATTAATTGAGTTTAAGTGAGTTCAATAAACACATTCATGAAAACGAATACAAATGTATAATAACTCTTTTCTGTTCTGAAATATCCGCAAAAGTTCAATACATATGGTCCGTCAATCACGAATCGCGATGCGAGATAAGACACAACCACAAGTGTTGTGTCTTACCTCGTGTCGCGATTCTTGACTGTAtgattgtgtggcttcgtggccatGCGGCGAGTgtcaccaagtattcaatcacaTCGTGCTGGGAAGcgcgggttcaattcccaccgCATCtgctttcggctgtgccactatgCGTTctaagagcgaatagctcactggcaGCATTAAACGTGCccgagtgtttttttttgttcttacatTAGCAATAAGTACACAAATTGACAGTGTTGGCCTGTACCTATTTTGAAATTGTTGTTTGTCTTAACACCACCCTGTTATTCAAAAGAAAATGCTTTGAGAACTTTGGTCGTGGTCCTCACAGATATTTGGTATAGTTTTACCCTCTTACTTAAAAAAACAACATACAGTATTTGCtagaaaaatttacaaaaaaaaccctaattaatccacctagcggtgatggcacctttctcgtgccttcgaaaccccatttcaataaaattcaagcgaaatgttgatgtatatcgcactttgatagaattaacagaaatccatttcatgataccagaaatcatatcgtttatctggcttttaatgtatGAGGctaaaactcttaagaaaaagacgctctcttgaatttgaagccgccatttaggattaaagattgccgtcttggattttctggtcgccatttttggcgtccaggcatcttcgctacgaaaaatatacttcattaaacagccgccatcttgaatttggaaccgccatcttggattttggaccaccatcttggatgttatagtcgccatttttggaatccagacatcatccccataccaaatataccaataatgcattgtttcaggctctaaacagccgcgatattgaattcggagccgctatcttaaattttagatcgccattttggatatcctgatcgccaatttggactctggaagtcttccccataccaaatatatcaatattgcatggtttaagagtcgaaaactaaaccaatagattccaagatctttttggtagcaaatttaataatctttcaaatgcgataagtttgaccattttcaagttatagccagcttgagacaagcaaagtcaaaaacatgtaaagttcaattactacgtaacggttgagatttgaccatatgcgtaaaacattttttttttcaccggtctgaacctgtttgcttactaacgttcataaggttatcaaaaaatcctagtttTGCTGTGTCGGATACATaggtttagttcaattttatatttagccgctttcggaggaacactcggaactggttacggcactaccggctgcccctaatgtggtcctaacctatttctttgataaccagtcatcaggttatcagaaaagccgttatttgttgtatcgcatgcatggatttggtactcttttatatttggccacatccgtcgggacccccggaaccggttccggacaactaccggttcagatatggtctgatactattctcctgcttaccgttcataagattatcgaaaatgtcgctgtttgatgtgtcgcatgcatcggtttggttcacttttatacttggccatttccggcgagacacccggaactggttccggaatacagccggctgtctctaatgtggtcctaacctgtTTATTTGATAATCAGTCATCAAATTATCAGAAAATCcgttgtttgttgtatcgcatgcatgggtttggtactcttttatatttggccacatccgtcgggacccccggaagcggttccggaacactacttactggttcagatatggtctgatattgttttcctgctaaccggttatcgaaaatgccgctgtttgatgtgttgcatgcatgggtttggtactcttttatatttggccactttcggtgggtcatccggaaccagttccggattactaccggttcagatgtggtttgatactgttttcctgctaaccgttcatcggattatcgaaaaagccgctgtttgatgtgtcgcatgcatgagttatgttcaatttgatatttggccacttccggcgggacacccaggaCCGGACAacccactaccggttcagatatggtctgagactattttcctgcttgccgttcatcagataatcgtaaataccgtggtttgatgggtcgcatgcatgggtttggtgcattttcatgtctggccccttccaggggtacacgcaacctgagattggcagattctaatacagttgggtatgaaacatatacaaatattgtattagggccttgcaaatacaaaaattggtaggtggcagtataccaaaaattgtattggcttcctagaatctggaaaaggaaaatttcgcatgtgtgcgtgtgctctgtcgcactggtttctcattatttgttctatttttagactgatcatggcagcagcggcggcatcaaataccaatcattgtttaaaaagaaatacgggtggcggcgggaatcgaaccgaggcactgtaatggtgattcacagtaccctgcgctctaaccggcacggctacaactgcacatggatagacacgaggctgaaagccatcatcatcaacacaaacgtggcttggtgatggaagtgatacagccgccacactgcacaatgggtccagagccgtatttgcgaagacaaaactgtttaagcttcagctttaagttttaagACACATactgtgttttagaaagtttattttcaattgttgaccctattccctattattgttatgttagggtggttcgtctggttaaactgattcaaaaatctgctttctaataattttatgtgcgatgccatgatggatggtgatggatcgtttaattagaaattccaccaataaacggcaaattttaaatttcatatatctcaggactctcaccacttagaaagttggtgtcttcgacaacgttgttaagtgagtcaagggcttacagttataatggtccactaggcggcgctagttacacatttgctaaatcattcaaatgattgatattttttcgtgaagtaatcaacaagctataagtttgttttctttgaacgtgtctaagtcaagtcaaaggtttttcaaagagctatgtattagtcataattgtgcaatattgcatttcattcggttcacttgatccagagatatagcaattaaacgaagaacactcaaatatgaactactttattagagttgctccaattttatgtaaagttatccaatcgagcccaaatttgtaccgtttatagcttactagttgtgcaactggcaggaaaaatttgagaatatttggtgcattattgaaaaagttacagcttgctgaatatatttgaaataataaataaaagttgcatgcttcaattaattcgtaactagcgccgcctactgacagaaccttaaaccaatcagctaatcaactgagcggccgtaaccaacctaacaacatcgccgaagacatcaaatttctaagtgatctgagtcctgagatatatggaatataatatttgtttgctcactagcgctgcctttttggtggaattttgaatcaaacggctcatcatttgttagttcttgaccagccaaataatattgccgaagacaccaactctctaagtaaccaggatgatgagatatttggtataaacatttcatcagtgttacgtctgtttgtctctggtatgacagatatcacagacagcaagacgtagcactggcgaaatttccgtaccgtacatcttagcaccatgattacttaaatattcggtatacttggcaaagttgttaggccagccaaggttttactggtgatgggccgtttgattcaaaattctaccactacacagcaaataattttgtaatatccaggcgcgtaatttctggcaatGTATTcattttgaacgtaatttcattcggttacatcgttttccaacatttatcacactcaccatatgttcaccctggttggcaccggaaagtatcaacaaactcATTCCAGCAAATactcagaagcagtatcatatttatcatctacctcccaactcggtgaaacagccgagaggtaagggatacgcctcacaatcaacggatcagtgtacaaatccatgccaatattttacttatataataTTATTATGATTCATcgatcgttccggttctagcgattgctagcccCACTTTCAAgttgcggcggctgatttgctgcgtagaacgAATGTAttttgtacatcatttttacgacaCGACTGATGTGcggcgaaaatgatgtgatatcacaagaatttttttgctgtgtaggtagcgctgacgataaattaattattatattccatactagcttacccggcaaaccttgtattgcccattttaaatgTGCTGGTGTTTTTTTATAATTATGTACCGCATTTAATATTTATTTAATTgtgttgtttttgaaattcttcgcatctcatgcatattttagtaatgccgtagtttttttttaaataaattatgtagttgattttcccaactttttctaCATTTAAACATAGCCACCCTGAAGTCGAATTGGACCGTGCAAAAATCATGCCGATCGTTCTATTATTTCATCGACTACAACGTTTATTCAAAGTCAGTTGTAtatatcgacactgattctttataagggcctaactgacattttcgatttctcttcatcgattctctctttgtgttattacggaaagtgtatttagttttccaaagtttttttttggttgaaaGGCGAAGACAACGACTACATCAAGCTCTAGAAACAaatagaataatgattttgtttgttttgatcaagttattagcgaaagagagagtctacgaagagaaattgatcaagtcacttaggcccttaagaaaaatcattgtcgatataaTAGAACATCGTGTATGTATAGAATATAATAGAACAGAACTTCTAACCTAAGCTCcataagaaatgcctggagacatgcctgtgcgaattcctggaggaatatctagagaaattccttaagaaatcttcagatgaactcctggaggaatttttggaaggttttcttgaagaatcgctggaaaactttTAGGTAGAATCTCtcgaggaagaatttctggagaaatacctcgaggaatccctagtggaatttcatgaggtatctctagagaaattcc contains the following coding sequences:
- the LOC115269198 gene encoding beta-1,4-galactosyltransferase galt-1, with protein sequence MIRSSSEESDRDGASSEMRSRIRYHPLKSRSKAFVLTSAVFSNTFIRKYGIFSVILCLGLGYLFYTRVLYQQYIYQTLPLYQKSIRLRLGHSENYSDQVDQWKPIGDPSDRLQIYSAYFDPRLEIVHNFRVTEGTLPFGTVRIFSILPLKVRRREIYCHFRYANNRTVWHRADQVDAIHENFGMEFSASYVVCKLVGNKHQVDIELPAEVGLTYDQDLSAMQPTSFVGIHYPSRHQDFLLRTPPRRKLAICVGPAHHNYSNAARIVEFVEYWQLLGAERFYFYNKSVTAEVDRVMSYYRERNVVEVLQWNLEGYEFEKDLRYEGIFAALNDCLYRATLVGDFHYTALVDFDEFLLPLRVIVPKNNDTTAAVAEEETLVQYLDRQGRFDVHSFNFEAVFFYGFYEEDFSKLPPGWANNTYLYTQFRTMRTKKPLMHHNRSKYVAVGRNVIEAGNHFVWRAMRDTNEYRVPETEGLLFHYRDLCIGYGCETYVEDTSARRFGNEIQHSVDNVCQQLFPETGGVCPLGDD